From Streptomonospora salina, the proteins below share one genomic window:
- a CDS encoding DUF3817 domain-containing protein, translated as MEKKRLPFALYRILAYVTGVFLLLLTFVSMPAKYLVGETARFSLVGAPAGTQALVGDDSVLMPIVAVPHGYIYMAYVLVVLWLALDRRWSALRTVGVALAGTIPFVGLVIEHRLAAAEKAGERPQDASGTASDQVRATGA; from the coding sequence GTGGAGAAGAAGCGTCTGCCGTTCGCCCTGTACCGGATTCTGGCCTACGTGACGGGTGTCTTCCTGCTGCTGCTCACGTTCGTGTCGATGCCGGCGAAGTACCTCGTCGGCGAGACCGCGCGGTTCTCGCTGGTCGGCGCCCCCGCGGGCACCCAGGCGCTCGTCGGCGACGACTCGGTGCTCATGCCGATCGTGGCCGTTCCGCACGGCTACATCTACATGGCCTACGTGCTGGTCGTGCTGTGGCTGGCGCTGGACCGGCGCTGGAGCGCCCTGCGGACGGTGGGCGTGGCGCTGGCGGGAACGATCCCCTTCGTCGGGCTGGTCATCGAGCACCGCCTGGCCGCGGCGGAGAAGGCGGGGGAGCGTCCGCAGGACGCGTCCGGGACCGCGTCCGATCAGGTCCGGGCCACCGGCGCCTGA
- a CDS encoding SURF1 family protein — protein sequence MHSVLVKPGWIGTHLLAVLAVAACLTAGYWQFVRAQEPSREVVDNPIERLSQARPLSEALEPGAYMSESEGNQAVRATGVYDPAQQRLAPALSPEGEKGYYVVAPLVTGDDTAVAVSRGWLPEDATDSAQSVAPPPEGEVTVTGWLQPPDKAEDGYVPMDVPDGDVARIAPSLLVNQWPYRLYEGYVVRGEQSPQDPASGGSAAELREIPPPAPPAGVVWNWRNVSYAAQWVIFGIAVVVFWISLVRRALHEEGSTGDDGTGGGDGAAPASGGGAGQAPVART from the coding sequence GTGCACTCTGTGTTGGTCAAGCCCGGATGGATCGGGACGCATCTGCTGGCCGTACTCGCCGTGGCCGCGTGCCTGACGGCAGGGTACTGGCAGTTCGTGCGTGCCCAGGAACCCTCGCGCGAGGTCGTGGACAACCCGATCGAGCGGCTCTCCCAGGCCCGCCCCCTGAGCGAGGCGCTGGAGCCGGGCGCCTACATGTCCGAGAGCGAGGGCAATCAGGCGGTACGGGCCACCGGCGTCTACGACCCCGCGCAGCAGCGGTTGGCGCCGGCACTGTCGCCCGAGGGCGAGAAGGGCTACTACGTCGTCGCTCCGCTCGTCACCGGCGACGATACGGCCGTCGCCGTCAGCCGCGGGTGGCTGCCCGAGGACGCGACCGACTCCGCGCAGAGCGTGGCGCCCCCGCCCGAGGGCGAAGTGACGGTGACCGGGTGGCTGCAGCCGCCCGACAAGGCCGAGGACGGTTACGTCCCCATGGACGTCCCCGACGGCGATGTCGCCCGCATCGCGCCCTCGCTGCTGGTCAACCAGTGGCCCTACCGGCTCTACGAGGGCTATGTGGTGCGGGGCGAGCAGAGCCCGCAGGACCCCGCTTCCGGTGGTTCCGCCGCCGAGCTGCGGGAGATCCCGCCGCCGGCCCCGCCCGCGGGCGTCGTATGGAACTGGCGCAACGTGAGCTACGCCGCCCAGTGGGTGATCTTCGGCATCGCCGTCGTGGTGTTCTGGATCTCGCTGGTGCGCCGAGCGCTGCACGAGGAGGGCTCCACCGGCGACGACGGCACCGGCGGCGGTGACGGGGCGGCCCCCGCCTCCGGCGGAGGCGCCGGTCAGGCGCCGGTGGCCCGGACCTGA
- a CDS encoding helix-turn-helix domain-containing protein gives MNPTAPQRVAGLLKQAREHANLSQSALAAATAVPQPNISDYESGKRSPTVRTLLALLDACDVELELCPRGSDRAGAPG, from the coding sequence GTGAATCCCACCGCACCGCAGCGGGTCGCGGGACTGCTCAAGCAGGCCCGCGAGCACGCGAACCTGAGCCAATCGGCACTGGCGGCGGCCACCGCCGTCCCGCAGCCCAACATCAGCGACTACGAGTCCGGCAAACGCTCCCCGACGGTGCGGACGCTGCTGGCTCTGCTGGACGCCTGCGACGTGGAACTGGAACTGTGCCCGCGCGGATCCGACCGCGCGGGCGCGCCCGGGTGA
- a CDS encoding helix-turn-helix domain-containing protein, with protein MGRECLDGGEPLMRDLIGGVLRRARLEQGRTLQDVADDAQVSLQYLSEIERGRKEPSSEVLAAVYRALGLHLVDLVGGLHTELAPAPIAGGAARPIGPGGTGGPAGGVQAVLLAA; from the coding sequence ATGGGCCGAGAGTGCCTCGACGGCGGCGAGCCGCTGATGCGCGACCTCATCGGGGGCGTGCTGCGCCGGGCCAGGCTGGAGCAGGGACGCACGCTCCAGGACGTCGCCGACGACGCGCAGGTCTCGCTGCAGTACCTGTCGGAGATCGAGCGCGGCCGCAAAGAGCCCTCCTCGGAAGTGCTGGCCGCGGTCTACCGGGCGTTGGGACTGCACCTGGTCGATCTCGTGGGCGGGCTGCACACCGAGCTCGCTCCCGCACCGATCGCCGGCGGTGCCGCGCGGCCGATCGGGCCCGGCGGGACGGGTGGGCCCGCCGGAGGCGTCCAGGCGGTCCTGCTGGCCGCCTGA
- a CDS encoding ATP-dependent Clp protease proteolytic subunit has protein sequence MTQYTVPTVVERTSGGERAYDVFSRLLSERIIFLGTPIDDGVANVTMAQLLHLDHESDGRDISLYINSPGGSTSAVAAVYDTMRFVRADVETVCMGQAASGAAVLLAAGTPGKRMALGHSRVLLHQPSSEGQGEAADLEIQAAEVLRVRSEIEEILADHTGQSVERLRADTDRDKIFTADQARDYGLVDRVVSGRRAVPAAAA, from the coding sequence ATGACCCAGTACACGGTTCCGACGGTCGTCGAGCGCACCTCCGGCGGCGAGCGCGCCTACGACGTGTTCAGCAGGCTGCTCTCCGAACGCATCATCTTCCTGGGTACCCCCATCGACGACGGAGTCGCCAACGTCACCATGGCCCAGCTGCTCCACCTCGACCACGAGAGCGACGGGCGCGACATCAGCCTCTACATCAACTCCCCGGGCGGCTCCACCTCCGCGGTAGCGGCCGTCTACGACACCATGCGGTTCGTGCGCGCCGACGTGGAGACGGTCTGCATGGGCCAGGCGGCGTCGGGCGCCGCGGTACTGCTCGCCGCGGGTACCCCGGGCAAGCGGATGGCGCTGGGGCACTCGCGGGTGCTGCTGCACCAGCCCTCCAGCGAGGGCCAGGGCGAGGCCGCCGATCTGGAGATCCAAGCGGCCGAGGTCCTGCGCGTGCGCTCCGAGATCGAGGAGATCCTCGCGGACCACACGGGGCAGAGCGTGGAGCGGCTGCGTGCCGACACCGACCGCGACAAGATCTTCACCGCCGACCAGGCCCGGGACTACGGCCTCGTCGACCGGGTGGTGAGCGGAAGGCGCGCCGTGCCCGCCGCGGCCGCCTGA
- a CDS encoding ClpP family protease, translating to MSAEDGGAPFDDRLAGRLLHGRMVVLGTQVDDAVANRICSQLLLLAEEDPKRDITLIINSPGGAVHAGMAVYDTMRFLPNDVATLVMGMAGSMGQFLLCTGTPGKRYSLPNARVMMHQPSGGVGGTAADIAIQAENLAYTKKTLQELIAHHTGQSAERISQDQRRDAWFTAEEARAYGFVDRVVESVAELGGDTARRFGFGTEHAPGITPDPVAAGGQQKEERA from the coding sequence ATGTCCGCCGAGGACGGCGGGGCGCCGTTCGACGATCGGCTCGCCGGGCGGCTCCTGCACGGCCGGATGGTCGTACTGGGCACCCAGGTCGACGACGCGGTCGCCAACCGGATCTGCTCGCAGTTGCTGCTGCTCGCCGAGGAGGACCCCAAGCGCGACATCACGCTGATCATCAACAGCCCCGGCGGCGCCGTGCACGCGGGAATGGCGGTCTACGACACCATGCGCTTCCTGCCCAACGACGTGGCGACGCTGGTCATGGGCATGGCCGGGAGCATGGGCCAGTTCCTGCTGTGCACGGGCACCCCCGGCAAGCGCTACAGCCTGCCCAACGCGCGGGTCATGATGCACCAGCCCTCGGGCGGCGTGGGCGGCACGGCCGCCGACATCGCCATCCAGGCGGAGAACCTCGCCTACACCAAGAAGACCCTGCAGGAGCTCATCGCGCACCACACCGGCCAGTCGGCCGAGCGCATCTCCCAGGACCAGCGCCGCGACGCCTGGTTCACCGCCGAGGAGGCGCGCGCGTACGGGTTCGTCGACCGGGTGGTCGAGAGCGTCGCCGAACTGGGCGGCGATACCGCCCGGCGCTTCGGATTCGGCACGGAGCACGCTCCCGGTATCACCCCGGATCCGGTAGCGGCAGGCGGGCAGCAGAAGGAGGAGCGGGCATGA
- a CDS encoding zinc-binding dehydrogenase codes for MRAVQAQRFGGPEVLETAEVPAPRPGPGQVLVDVEAVDVLFVETQVRSGWQAQMWGIEHPWTPGDGVAGRVADVGPGVDRAWLGGRVVATAGSSGAYAERVVAAEETLAPVPDGVSSRAAVALVHDGRTARILLEGTGAAKGERVLVTAAAGGLGLVLVQLARAAGAEVVGAARGESKLDLVRSMGAGAAVDYSAPDWPDRVRDAFGGSGPDAVYDGAGGSIGARAFAITRDGGRVSAHGAPGGGFADIAAEDAERRGIVVRGVEYAQPAAADSARLIGEVLADAAAGRLHTPVGAVFGLERAADAHALLESRAVLGKVLLAP; via the coding sequence ATGCGCGCGGTGCAGGCACAGCGGTTCGGCGGCCCCGAGGTGCTGGAGACGGCCGAGGTTCCCGCCCCCCGGCCGGGTCCGGGGCAGGTGCTGGTGGACGTGGAGGCGGTCGACGTGCTGTTCGTCGAGACGCAGGTCCGCAGCGGCTGGCAAGCGCAGATGTGGGGGATCGAGCACCCGTGGACCCCCGGAGACGGCGTCGCCGGGCGGGTGGCCGACGTCGGCCCGGGCGTCGACCGTGCGTGGCTGGGCGGCCGCGTCGTGGCGACCGCCGGAAGTTCCGGCGCCTACGCCGAACGCGTCGTCGCCGCCGAAGAGACTCTGGCCCCCGTACCGGACGGGGTGAGCTCGCGCGCCGCGGTCGCGCTGGTGCACGACGGCCGCACCGCCCGGATACTGCTGGAAGGGACCGGAGCCGCGAAAGGGGAGCGGGTGCTGGTGACGGCGGCCGCCGGCGGCCTGGGCCTGGTCCTGGTGCAGCTGGCCCGCGCGGCCGGAGCCGAGGTCGTCGGCGCCGCGCGCGGAGAGAGCAAGCTCGACCTGGTGCGCAGCATGGGAGCCGGCGCCGCGGTGGACTACTCCGCCCCCGACTGGCCCGACCGGGTCCGGGACGCCTTCGGCGGCAGCGGTCCCGACGCCGTCTACGACGGGGCGGGCGGGAGCATCGGCGCCCGCGCGTTCGCGATCACCCGGGACGGCGGGCGCGTCTCGGCGCACGGTGCACCCGGCGGCGGGTTCGCCGATATCGCGGCCGAGGACGCCGAGCGCCGCGGAATCGTCGTGCGCGGCGTCGAGTACGCCCAGCCCGCCGCGGCCGACAGTGCGCGGCTCATCGGCGAGGTGCTGGCCGACGCCGCCGCCGGACGCCTGCACACCCCCGTCGGGGCCGTCTTCGGGCTGGAGCGGGCCGCTGACGCGCACGCCCTGCTGGAAAGCCGCGCCGTGCTGGGCAAGGTGCTGCTGGCGCCGTGA
- a CDS encoding alpha/beta fold hydrolase, producing the protein MAVVALHYRFDGPRHAPVVLLLAPPGAKWTLWEPQMPELTRELRVLRVNHRGHGSSPAPGGDYTMDELGADLLALLDEFGLDRLSIVGAGLGGMLATWLAASHPGRVARLGYVAGTAAVPREGPWQRLAERARRDGMEAVVDEATRCWFTPTFAEYRPDVVKRVAEEFSGVAAAGFAGWCAAGAGLDQRRLLARVKAPALVVSSVHDPLLPPGHGRRLARGLPHARLETVSGAAHLAGVERADRVNELLTEHVAH; encoded by the coding sequence ATGGCTGTCGTCGCCCTCCACTACCGCTTCGACGGGCCCCGGCACGCCCCGGTCGTGCTGCTGTTGGCCCCGCCGGGTGCGAAGTGGACGCTGTGGGAGCCGCAGATGCCCGAACTGACCCGGGAACTGCGCGTACTGCGTGTCAACCACCGCGGCCACGGTTCCTCGCCCGCGCCCGGGGGCGACTACACCATGGACGAACTGGGCGCCGACCTGCTGGCGCTGCTGGACGAGTTCGGGTTGGACCGGCTGTCGATCGTGGGGGCCGGCCTCGGCGGAATGCTGGCGACCTGGCTGGCCGCCTCCCACCCGGGGCGGGTGGCGCGGCTGGGCTATGTGGCGGGCACGGCCGCCGTTCCGCGTGAAGGGCCGTGGCAGCGGCTGGCGGAGCGCGCCCGCCGCGACGGAATGGAAGCCGTCGTCGACGAGGCGACCCGCTGCTGGTTCACGCCGACCTTCGCGGAGTACCGCCCCGACGTGGTCAAACGTGTAGCCGAAGAGTTCTCCGGGGTCGCTGCGGCAGGCTTCGCGGGCTGGTGCGCGGCGGGGGCCGGCCTCGATCAGCGCCGCCTGCTGGCCCGGGTGAAGGCGCCGGCGCTGGTCGTCTCCTCGGTACACGACCCGCTGCTGCCGCCCGGCCACGGCCGCCGGCTCGCCCGCGGCCTTCCGCACGCCCGCCTGGAAACCGTTTCGGGAGCCGCCCACCTCGCCGGTGTCGAACGCGCCGACCGCGTCAACGAGTTGCTCACCGAGCACGTGGCCCACTGA
- a CDS encoding fluoride efflux transporter FluC, protein MSERPDAPHPDGGASAPGEASAAGPAPPSVDPDIDLHVPRERRELRDAPWAVLAAVSLGGALGGAARSALGLALPQEAGGVPWATLSANLSGCLLIGVLMTVLVRARPDSKLLRPFAGVGVLGGYTTFSAHIADVRGLLEAGVWAGAVGYIGATLLGGLTAVWAGAALTESLLDRRAAKARPGAGRGGGENGEAAP, encoded by the coding sequence GTGTCCGAACGTCCCGACGCCCCGCACCCCGACGGCGGCGCGTCCGCCCCCGGGGAGGCTTCCGCGGCCGGGCCGGCTCCGCCGTCGGTCGATCCCGACATCGACCTGCACGTGCCGCGCGAGCGCCGCGAGCTGCGCGACGCCCCGTGGGCGGTGCTCGCCGCGGTCTCGCTCGGCGGGGCGCTCGGCGGCGCGGCCCGCAGCGCGCTCGGGCTGGCGCTGCCCCAGGAGGCGGGCGGCGTCCCTTGGGCGACACTGTCCGCCAACCTGTCGGGGTGCCTGCTGATCGGCGTGCTGATGACGGTCCTCGTGCGCGCCCGCCCGGACTCCAAGCTGCTGCGGCCCTTCGCCGGGGTCGGCGTCCTCGGCGGCTACACCACCTTCTCCGCCCACATCGCCGACGTGCGCGGGCTGCTGGAGGCCGGTGTCTGGGCCGGTGCGGTGGGCTACATCGGCGCGACGCTGCTGGGCGGCCTCACCGCGGTGTGGGCGGGCGCCGCGCTGACCGAGTCCCTGCTGGACCGGCGCGCCGCGAAGGCGCGCCCGGGCGCCGGGCGGGGCGGCGGCGAGAACGGGGAGGCGGCGCCGTGA
- a CDS encoding fluoride efflux transporter FluC — translation MTVLLAALGAAIGAPLRYLADRFVQQHHDSTFPWGTHAANATACLLLGTVSGFALPEWAAALVATGVLGALSTYSTFGYETFALLRAGRRFLAFANAAVSLAAGLGALLIGLAVAASLTGAASLTGAA, via the coding sequence GTGACGGTTCTGCTCGCCGCGCTGGGCGCCGCGATCGGCGCTCCGCTGCGCTACCTCGCCGACCGGTTCGTCCAGCAGCACCACGACTCGACGTTCCCCTGGGGGACCCACGCCGCCAACGCCACGGCCTGCCTGCTGCTGGGTACGGTCAGCGGGTTCGCGCTGCCGGAGTGGGCAGCGGCGCTTGTGGCGACCGGTGTCCTCGGCGCCCTGTCGACGTATTCGACGTTCGGCTACGAGACGTTCGCGCTGCTGCGCGCGGGGCGGCGCTTCCTGGCCTTCGCCAACGCCGCCGTGTCGCTTGCGGCCGGACTGGGCGCCCTGCTGATCGGCCTGGCGGTCGCCGCATCGCTGACCGGCGCGGCGTCGCTGACCGGCGCGGCCTGA
- a CDS encoding class II aldolase/adducin family protein, translating to MLLEQQRRDVCLTARRLVDCGLARDEGGSVSVRSGSLLAVTPAGVPLDKVEPADCPVLSVEAGVLEGRREPAAETTLHTAAYRNGDAGAVVQAYGDSAAVVAAALAELPPVHHSAARLGGAVPVTDYATYGTGQLADHLVKALKGKRAALLANHGGLAVGAGAEEAFEHARLLEWLCGVYLRARSLGEPRVLSEDELAEVRERNAYAWAGPDIL from the coding sequence ATGCTGCTGGAGCAACAACGCCGCGATGTATGCCTGACCGCCCGCAGGCTCGTCGACTGCGGCCTCGCCCGCGACGAGGGCGGCAGCGTCAGCGTCCGCAGCGGCTCCCTCCTGGCGGTCACCCCGGCAGGGGTCCCGCTGGACAAGGTCGAGCCCGCCGACTGCCCGGTGCTGTCGGTCGAAGCCGGAGTCCTGGAAGGGCGCCGCGAACCCGCAGCCGAGACCACGCTGCACACCGCCGCCTACCGCAACGGCGACGCCGGTGCAGTCGTGCAGGCCTACGGCGACAGCGCCGCCGTCGTCGCCGCCGCACTCGCCGAGCTCCCCCCGGTCCACCACAGCGCCGCCCGTCTGGGCGGTGCGGTCCCGGTCACCGACTACGCCACGTACGGCACCGGGCAGCTGGCCGACCACCTGGTCAAGGCGCTCAAGGGCAAACGCGCCGCGCTGCTGGCCAACCACGGCGGACTGGCCGTGGGCGCCGGGGCCGAGGAGGCCTTCGAGCACGCGCGGCTCCTGGAGTGGCTGTGCGGGGTCTACCTCCGCGCCCGCAGCCTGGGCGAGCCGCGGGTCCTGTCCGAGGACGAGCTGGCCGAAGTGCGCGAACGCAACGCCTACGCGTGGGCGGGGCCCGACATCCTTTGA
- a CDS encoding aldehyde dehydrogenase family protein: MSEPGKAGPESEYIDGAWRAAAKGGTREVLDPYDASVLTVVSEGGADDADTAVAAARAAFDDGAWARRPAAERGRILDRIADFLQRDRAEIALMESFDTGKTVDEGGIDVDDVTAVFRYYAGLADKDTGRAVSTPEGVSSRVVYEPVGVCAMITPWNYPLLQLAWKMAPAIAAGNTMVVKPSEITPVTTCKLVELCTEAGVPAGVANLVLGTGAEVGSALVEHPGVDLVSFTGGLATGKRIMASAAETVKKVALELGGKNPNIVFPDVDLDTAVDYAMIAAFFHSGQVCSAGARLIVHEDVHDAFVAELCRRAERVRLGCGRDESVQCGPLVSAEHRAKVEAAVARGVEEGATPAVGGRRPDEPELADGFFYRPTVFTGCHGGMDIVQTEVFGPVVTVETFRTEDEAIAIGNDTDYGLSGAVWTDDPGRGERVAAGLRHGTVWINDFGPYLPGAEWGGFKRSGVGRELGHAGLDEYREAKHIYRNLAPEPQRWFD, encoded by the coding sequence CTGTCCGAACCCGGAAAAGCGGGCCCCGAAAGCGAATACATCGACGGTGCCTGGCGCGCCGCGGCCAAGGGCGGCACCCGCGAGGTGCTCGACCCCTACGACGCATCCGTACTGACGGTCGTCAGCGAGGGCGGCGCCGACGACGCCGACACCGCCGTAGCCGCGGCCCGCGCCGCGTTCGACGACGGCGCGTGGGCCCGCCGGCCCGCAGCCGAGCGCGGCCGCATCCTCGACCGCATCGCCGACTTCCTGCAGCGCGACCGCGCCGAGATCGCGCTGATGGAGTCCTTCGACACCGGCAAGACCGTCGACGAGGGCGGCATCGACGTCGACGACGTCACCGCCGTGTTCCGCTACTACGCCGGCCTCGCCGACAAGGACACCGGCCGCGCGGTCTCCACACCCGAAGGCGTCTCCAGCCGCGTCGTCTACGAACCCGTCGGCGTCTGCGCGATGATCACGCCCTGGAACTACCCGCTGCTCCAGCTCGCCTGGAAGATGGCGCCCGCCATCGCCGCCGGCAACACCATGGTGGTCAAGCCCAGCGAAATCACCCCGGTGACCACCTGCAAGCTCGTGGAGCTGTGCACCGAGGCGGGCGTGCCGGCCGGCGTGGCCAACCTGGTGCTGGGCACCGGCGCCGAGGTGGGCTCCGCCCTGGTCGAGCACCCCGGCGTCGACCTCGTCTCCTTCACCGGCGGGCTGGCCACCGGAAAGCGGATCATGGCCTCGGCCGCCGAGACCGTGAAGAAGGTCGCGCTGGAGCTGGGCGGCAAGAACCCCAACATCGTCTTCCCGGACGTCGACCTCGACACGGCGGTCGACTACGCGATGATCGCGGCGTTCTTCCACTCCGGCCAGGTCTGCTCGGCCGGTGCACGGCTGATCGTGCACGAGGACGTCCACGACGCGTTCGTGGCCGAGCTCTGCCGCCGGGCCGAGCGTGTGCGCCTGGGATGCGGCCGAGACGAGAGTGTCCAATGCGGCCCGCTCGTCTCCGCGGAGCACCGCGCCAAGGTCGAGGCCGCCGTCGCGCGCGGCGTCGAGGAAGGCGCCACACCGGCCGTCGGGGGGCGCCGCCCCGACGAGCCCGAGCTGGCCGACGGCTTCTTCTACCGCCCGACCGTCTTCACCGGCTGCCACGGCGGCATGGACATCGTGCAGACCGAAGTCTTCGGGCCCGTCGTCACGGTGGAGACCTTCCGCACCGAGGACGAGGCGATCGCCATCGGCAACGACACCGACTACGGCCTCTCCGGCGCCGTGTGGACCGACGACCCGGGCCGGGGCGAGCGCGTCGCCGCCGGGCTCCGCCACGGCACCGTGTGGATCAACGACTTCGGCCCTTACCTGCCCGGGGCCGAATGGGGCGGATTCAAGCGTTCGGGCGTGGGCCGCGAACTGGGCCACGCCGGCCTGGACGAGTACCGCGAGGCCAAGCACATCTACCGCAACCTGGCCCCCGAGCCCCAGCGCTGGTTCGACTGA
- a CDS encoding GMC family oxidoreductase has translation MSARDNDTTHEYDYVIVGGGTAGSVIANRLTEDPATSVCVIEGGPSDQGLQRVLRLKDWLDLLESDLDYAYPTVEQPRGNSHIVHSRARVLGGCSSHNTLISFRPFPRDLDDWVAAGAHGWDNATVQSYADRLKNNITPVAPHHRNPIVADWITAAAAATGAPVIEDFNAETSHRGGFSQGAGFLPVSYDPHTGHRSSASVAYLHPITGLRANLALMLETRAYELVLEGERATGVRVATADGERRTVTARNEVVLCAGAIDTPRLLMLSGVGPAADLAAAGVGVRHDLPGVGENLLDHPESVIMWETAREVPDTTVMSSDGGLFVRRDASDPRPDLMFHIYQVPFDDNTARLGYDSPGPRNAICMTPNVPRSRSRGKMWLRSADPEEKPALDFRYFTDPGDYDAATIVDGLRIAREIAATEPFASWIEREVAPGPSVATDAELSEFGRRAAHTVYHPAGTCRMGAADDPGAVVDPRLRVRGLSGLRVADASVFPTMPSPNPMVTVLTVGERAADLIRADH, from the coding sequence GTGTCCGCACGCGATAACGACACGACCCACGAATACGACTACGTCATCGTCGGCGGCGGAACCGCGGGCTCGGTGATCGCCAACCGGCTCACCGAGGACCCCGCCACCAGCGTGTGCGTCATCGAGGGCGGCCCCTCCGACCAGGGCCTGCAACGCGTACTGCGCCTCAAAGACTGGCTGGACCTGCTCGAAAGCGACCTCGACTACGCCTACCCCACCGTCGAACAGCCCCGCGGCAACTCCCACATCGTCCACTCCCGCGCCCGCGTCCTGGGCGGCTGCTCCTCCCACAACACCCTGATCAGCTTCCGCCCCTTCCCCCGGGACCTGGACGACTGGGTCGCCGCCGGCGCCCACGGCTGGGACAACGCCACCGTCCAGTCCTACGCCGACCGGCTCAAGAACAACATCACCCCCGTCGCCCCCCACCACCGCAACCCGATCGTCGCCGACTGGATCACCGCCGCCGCGGCCGCCACCGGCGCCCCCGTCATCGAGGACTTCAACGCCGAAACCTCCCACCGCGGCGGATTCAGCCAGGGCGCGGGCTTCCTCCCGGTCTCCTACGACCCCCACACCGGCCACCGGTCCTCGGCCTCGGTGGCCTACCTCCACCCGATCACGGGCCTGCGCGCCAACCTCGCCCTGATGCTGGAAACCCGCGCCTACGAACTGGTGCTGGAGGGCGAGCGGGCCACGGGCGTGCGGGTCGCGACCGCCGACGGCGAGCGGCGCACCGTCACCGCCCGAAACGAGGTCGTGCTGTGCGCGGGGGCGATCGACACGCCGCGGCTGCTGATGCTCTCGGGCGTGGGCCCGGCCGCCGACCTGGCCGCGGCCGGCGTCGGGGTGCGCCACGACCTGCCCGGGGTGGGCGAGAACCTGCTGGACCACCCCGAGTCCGTCATCATGTGGGAGACCGCCCGCGAGGTGCCCGACACCACGGTGATGTCCTCCGACGGCGGCCTGTTCGTGCGCCGCGACGCCTCCGACCCGCGCCCGGACCTGATGTTCCACATCTACCAGGTGCCCTTCGACGACAACACGGCCCGGTTGGGCTACGACTCCCCGGGCCCGCGCAACGCGATCTGCATGACGCCCAACGTCCCCCGGTCGCGTTCGCGCGGGAAGATGTGGCTGCGCAGCGCCGACCCGGAGGAGAAGCCGGCGCTGGACTTCCGCTACTTCACCGATCCCGGCGACTACGACGCCGCCACGATCGTGGACGGGCTGCGCATCGCCCGGGAGATCGCGGCGACCGAGCCGTTCGCGTCCTGGATCGAGCGGGAGGTGGCGCCGGGGCCGTCGGTGGCCACCGACGCGGAGTTGTCGGAGTTCGGGCGGCGGGCCGCGCACACGGTGTATCACCCCGCGGGCACGTGCCGGATGGGGGCCGCGGACGATCCCGGCGCCGTGGTCGATCCGCGGTTGCGGGTGCGGGGCCTGTCGGGGCTGCGGGTGGCCGACGCGTCGGTGTTTCCCACGATGCCCTCGCCCAACCCGATGGTGACCGTGTTGACGGTGGGCGAACGCGCCGCCGACCTCATCCGCGCCGACCACTGA